One Polaribacter sp. KT25b DNA segment encodes these proteins:
- a CDS encoding 2-isopropylmalate synthase, translated as MQDNKVQIFDTTLRDGEQVPGCKLDTKQKLVIAERLDLLGVNVIEAGFPVSSPGDFISVSEIAKIVKNATVCGLTRAVENDIKVAAEALKFAKYPRIHTGIGTSDSHIKFKFNSTREQVIERAVKAVSYSKSFVEDVEFYAEDAGRTDNEFLARVCEAVIKAGATVLNIPDTTGYCLPEEYGAKMKYLRENVKGIDNVILSCHCHNDLGMATANSIAGVINGARQIECTINGIGERAGNTALEEVVMVLKQHPYLNLETSINTKLLYDTSIMVRESMGMPVQPNKAIVGANAFAHSSGIHQDGVIKNRETYEIMDPEDVGVTESAIVLTARSGRAALAYRAKKIGYELTKVQLDVAYTSFLKLADTQKEIKNDDIHTIMKVVSKVSKITMV; from the coding sequence ATGCAAGATAATAAAGTTCAAATTTTTGACACTACTTTAAGGGATGGAGAGCAAGTGCCTGGTTGTAAACTTGATACTAAACAAAAATTAGTAATCGCAGAAAGATTAGATTTACTAGGTGTAAATGTTATAGAGGCAGGTTTTCCAGTTTCAAGTCCTGGAGATTTTATTTCTGTGTCTGAAATTGCTAAAATTGTAAAAAACGCTACAGTTTGTGGTTTAACTAGAGCTGTAGAAAATGATATAAAAGTTGCTGCAGAAGCATTAAAATTTGCAAAATATCCAAGAATTCATACTGGTATTGGAACAAGTGATTCACATATAAAATTCAAATTTAATTCAACCAGAGAGCAAGTTATAGAACGCGCAGTAAAAGCAGTTTCATATTCAAAATCTTTTGTAGAAGACGTAGAGTTTTATGCAGAAGACGCAGGTAGAACAGATAACGAATTTTTAGCAAGAGTTTGTGAAGCCGTTATAAAAGCGGGTGCAACTGTTTTAAATATTCCTGATACAACAGGTTATTGTTTGCCAGAAGAATATGGAGCAAAAATGAAATATTTACGCGAAAACGTTAAAGGTATTGATAATGTAATTCTTTCTTGTCATTGTCATAACGATTTAGGAATGGCAACTGCAAACTCAATTGCTGGTGTAATAAATGGTGCTCGACAAATAGAATGTACCATAAATGGGATTGGTGAAAGAGCAGGAAATACAGCTTTAGAAGAAGTTGTAATGGTACTAAAACAACATCCATATTTAAATTTAGAAACAAGTATTAATACAAAACTGTTATACGATACTAGTATTATGGTTCGCGAAAGTATGGGAATGCCTGTGCAACCTAATAAAGCAATTGTTGGTGCAAATGCATTTGCTCATAGTTCTGGAATTCATCAAGATGGAGTTATAAAAAACAGAGAAACATACGAAATTATGGATCCGGAAGATGTTGGTGTTACAGAAAGTGCAATTGTTTTAACAGCAAGAAGTGGAAGAGCGGCGTTGGCTTATAGAGCAAAAAAAATAGGATATGAACTTACAAAAGTACAGTTAGACGTTGCGTATACTTCATTTTTAAAGTTAGCTGATACACAAAAAGAAATCAAAAATGATGATATTCACACTATTATGAAAGTGGTGAGTAAGGTTTCTAAAATTACAATGGTATAA
- the thrA gene encoding bifunctional aspartate kinase/homoserine dehydrogenase I — MKVLKFGGSSVANSENIKKVLDIVAKIAKENKVAVVVSAFGKTTNNLLAGADAALEDIVSAKKTLDSIKELHFDTIDDLITKNIKEVKKEVTYLFDRLESIYSGVFLLQELSDKTLAKISSFGERLSSYIIANAAKELFDAIHGESRDLIITNNDYLNAQVNFKVTDKNIASFFEKNKHQVVVLGGFISSDINGETTTLGRGGSDFTAAIYAAALNADELQIWTDVSGMFTANPRVVKQAYPISEISYEEAMELSHFGAKVLYPPTIQPALRKEIPIRIKNTFEPDNFGTLICNNPKNSNEVKGISHIEDISLITLEGGGMIGIPGFSKRLFETLSIAKINVVFITQASSEHSICVGVYENDAAKAKELLDETFSIEIDKKKIKPIIVEKDLAIIAVVGESMKNYQGLSGQMFSALGRNNVNVRAIAQGSSEKNISAVINKYDAKKALNTLHEQFFEERTKQLNLFVTGVGNVGERFLAQIHQQKKFLKENLKLSIKVIGIANSKKMAFDDNGIDLNNWKEALENGEPTTLDSFHKKVKESNHINSVFIDNTANQQVSEIYEKYLRDSISVVTCNKIACASSFDNYKTLKQVSRKYNASFLFETNVGAGLPIIDTLKNLVNSGDRVNKIQAVLSGSLNFVFNNFNADSTFHDVVAAAQKEGYTEPDPKIDLSGVDVARKILILARESGYKMELEEIAKNAFLPDDSLNTTNNDDFYASLTKNEAHFQNIFKEANDKDCRLKYVAEFVDGKANVGLQHIPSDHPFYNLEGSDNIVLFFTDRYPENPLIIKGAGAGADVTASGIFADVIRIANQ, encoded by the coding sequence ATGAAAGTATTAAAATTTGGAGGCTCGTCTGTAGCTAACTCAGAAAACATCAAAAAAGTTTTAGACATTGTTGCTAAAATAGCAAAAGAAAATAAAGTAGCTGTTGTAGTTTCTGCTTTTGGAAAAACAACAAATAACCTTTTAGCAGGTGCTGATGCAGCTTTAGAAGATATTGTTTCAGCTAAAAAAACCTTAGACTCAATTAAAGAATTGCATTTTGATACCATTGATGATCTAATTACAAAAAACATAAAAGAAGTTAAAAAAGAGGTTACTTATCTGTTTGATAGATTAGAATCCATTTATTCAGGTGTTTTTTTATTACAAGAATTGTCTGACAAAACATTGGCTAAGATTTCTAGTTTTGGCGAAAGACTTTCTTCTTATATTATTGCAAATGCTGCAAAAGAATTATTTGACGCAATTCATGGAGAGAGCAGAGATTTAATAATTACGAATAATGATTATTTAAATGCTCAAGTGAATTTTAAGGTTACTGATAAAAATATAGCTTCATTTTTTGAAAAAAACAAACATCAAGTTGTTGTTTTAGGTGGCTTTATTTCTTCTGATATAAATGGAGAAACTACAACATTAGGAAGAGGTGGATCTGATTTTACCGCAGCAATTTACGCTGCTGCTTTAAATGCTGATGAATTACAAATTTGGACAGATGTTTCTGGGATGTTTACTGCAAATCCGAGAGTTGTGAAACAAGCATATCCTATTTCAGAAATTTCTTATGAAGAAGCAATGGAATTGTCTCATTTTGGCGCAAAAGTTTTATATCCACCAACAATTCAACCAGCTTTAAGAAAAGAAATTCCTATTAGAATTAAAAATACTTTTGAGCCAGATAATTTTGGAACATTAATTTGTAATAATCCAAAAAACAGCAATGAAGTTAAAGGAATTTCGCATATTGAAGACATCAGCTTAATTACTTTAGAAGGCGGAGGAATGATTGGCATCCCTGGTTTTTCTAAGCGTTTGTTCGAAACACTTTCTATAGCAAAAATAAATGTTGTTTTTATAACACAAGCTTCTTCTGAACATTCAATTTGTGTGGGTGTTTATGAAAATGATGCTGCAAAAGCAAAAGAACTTTTAGACGAAACTTTTAGCATAGAAATAGACAAGAAAAAAATAAAGCCAATCATTGTAGAAAAAGATTTGGCAATTATAGCTGTTGTTGGTGAGAGCATGAAAAACTACCAAGGTTTAAGCGGACAAATGTTTAGCGCCTTAGGAAGAAATAATGTAAATGTTAGAGCAATTGCACAAGGTTCATCAGAAAAAAACATCTCTGCAGTTATTAATAAATACGATGCAAAAAAGGCTTTAAACACATTACATGAGCAATTCTTTGAAGAAAGAACGAAACAACTAAACTTGTTTGTAACTGGTGTTGGTAATGTTGGCGAACGCTTTTTAGCTCAAATACATCAACAAAAAAAGTTCTTAAAAGAAAACTTAAAATTAAGTATTAAGGTTATCGGAATTGCGAATTCTAAAAAAATGGCTTTCGATGATAATGGTATCGATCTAAATAATTGGAAAGAAGCTTTAGAAAACGGAGAACCTACAACTTTAGACAGTTTTCATAAAAAAGTAAAAGAAAGCAACCATATTAATAGTGTTTTTATAGACAATACTGCAAATCAGCAAGTTTCTGAAATCTATGAAAAATATTTACGTGATAGCATTTCTGTTGTAACTTGTAATAAAATTGCTTGTGCTTCTAGCTTCGACAATTATAAAACCTTAAAACAAGTTTCTAGAAAATACAATGCTTCTTTCTTATTTGAAACAAATGTTGGTGCAGGTTTACCAATTATAGATACTTTAAAGAATTTAGTAAACTCTGGCGATAGGGTCAATAAAATTCAAGCAGTATTATCTGGAAGTTTAAATTTTGTTTTCAATAACTTTAATGCAGATTCAACTTTTCATGATGTGGTTGCTGCTGCTCAAAAAGAAGGATATACAGAACCGGATCCAAAAATTGATTTAAGTGGTGTTGATGTTGCTAGAAAAATCTTAATTTTAGCCAGAGAAAGTGGTTATAAAATGGAATTAGAAGAAATTGCTAAAAATGCTTTTTTACCTGACGACAGTTTAAACACAACTAATAATGACGATTTTTATGCATCGTTAACTAAAAACGAAGCACATTTTCAAAATATATTTAAAGAAGCAAATGACAAAGACTGTCGTTTAAAATATGTTGCAGAATTTGTTGACGGAAAAGCGAATGTTGGTTTACAACATATTCCTTCAGATCATCCTTTTTATAATTTAGAAGGAAGTGATAATATTGTATTATTTTTTACTGACAGATATCCAGAAAATCCTTTAATTATAAAAGGTGCTGGTGCTGGTGCAGATGTTACTGCTTCTGGTATTTTTGCTGATGTAATTAGAATTGCGAATCAATAA